From a single Miscanthus floridulus cultivar M001 chromosome 8, ASM1932011v1, whole genome shotgun sequence genomic region:
- the LOC136475212 gene encoding AT-hook motif nuclear-localized protein 20-like, producing MANRWWSVPGHLGLPEQPSGSSGPKTEPPAVKDPEPSPAGGAPGDHADETNESGGGEPREGAVVAAPNRRPRGRPPGSKNKPKPPIFVTRDSPNALRSHVMEVAGGADVADAIAQFSRRRQRGVCVLSGAGTVANVALRQPSAPTAVVALHGRFEILSLTGTFLPGPAPPGSTGLTVYLAGGQGQVVGGSVVGTLIAAGPVMVIASTFANATYERLPLEEEEEGSAPPMAPGGADPLMGGGHGIADPSALPMFNLPPSNGQLGGGDGFPTWAHPRPPY from the coding sequence TGCCCGGTCACTTGGGCCTGCCGGAGCAGCCGTCCGGCTCGTCGGGCCCCAAGACGGAGCCCCCGGCCGTCAAAGACCCGGAGCCCAGCCCGGCAGGGGGCGCGCCAGGGGACCATGCCGATGAGACCAACGAGTCCGGCGGCGGGGAGCCACGCGAGGGCGCCGTGGTGGCGGCGCCCAACCGGCGGCCCCGCGGGCGCCCGCCGGGCTCCAAGAACAAGCCGAAGCCGCCCATCTTCGTGACGCGCGACAGCCCCAACGCGCTGCGCAGCCACGTGATGGAGGTGGCGGGCGGCGCCGACGTGGCGGACGCCATCGCGCAGTTCTCGCGCCGCCGCCAGCGCGGCGTATGCGTGCTCAGCGGCGCCGGGACCGTCGCCAACGTGGCGCTGCGCCAGCCGTCCGCGCCCACGGCCGTGGTCGCGCTCCACGGCCGCTTCGAGATCCTCTCGCTCACGGGAACCTTCCTGCCGGGACCCGCCCCGCCGGGGTCCACGGGGCTCACCGTGTACCTGGCCGGTGGCCAGGGGCAGGTGGTTGGCGGCAGCGTCGTCGGCACCCTCATCGCCGCCGGGCCGGTCATGGTGATCGCGTCCACGTTCGCCAACGCCACCTACGAGCGCCTTCCGctcgaagaggaagaggaaggttCAGCTCCACCGATGGCTCCCGGCGGCGCCGACCCGCTCATGGGCGGCGGCCACGGCATCGCCGACCCGTCAGCGCTGCCGATGTTCAACTTGCCACCGAGCAACGGGCAGCTTGGAGGGGGCGACGGCTTCCCAACATGGGCGCACCCGCGGCCACCGTACTGA